In the genome of Massilia sp. W12, the window GCCGGTCTTGATTTTGACGGCTGCCGATTCGGTTGAGCAAAGGGTGCAGGGCCTGGATCTGGGGGCCGATGACTACATGGCCAAACCGTTTGCGTTGTCTGAACTGGAGGCGCGCGTGCGGGCGCTCTCGCGTCGTGGCGGCGGCGGCCCGGTGTTATTGCGCCATGGCCGGCTCAGTTGGGATAAAGTCAGCCGCCAAGCCTGTATTGATGATATTCCGCTGGAGCTTTCGGCGCGCGAACTGGGCGTGCTGGAAATTCTCTTGCAACGCAGTCCGCGCCTGGTCTCGAAAGAACAGCTGGTCGAGCACTTGTGTTCCTGGGATGAGGAAGTCAGCCACAATGCAATCGAAGTCTATGTGCATCGCCTGCGTAAAAAGCTGGAGGCGGGCGGCTTGCGCATCGCCACCGTGCGCGGTCTCGGTTACTGTCTGGAAAAAGCCGGAACGCCATCATGAGTCCTAGCCGGCGCGAAGCGCATGCCCATCCTTCGCTGTTTGGCGAAATTCTGGATTGGATGTTGGCGCCCTTGCTGGTGTTATGGCCTTTGTCGATTGCGCTGACCTGGCTGGCGGCGCGCGCCATCGCCAATCAAAGTTTTGATCAGGCTCAGGAATTGCAATTGCGCACTCTGGCGCAGCAATTGCAGACAGATGCCGCCGGTTATCATGCCGCGCCTGATTTATTGCGGCGGCAAAATCTGGCGGATGAGCATGATCAACGTTATCTGCAATTGGTGCTGCCAGGGCGCCAACAGCAGCAAGGCGACGCCGGTTTGCCGCTGCCCGGCGCCGAGGCCAAGGACAGCGCGCGCGTGAGCTGGCGTAATGCGCGCTATCAGGGACAGAGTGTACGCATCGCCAGCCTCTGGTTAAACGATGGCGCCGGCCAGGCTGCTTTGCTGCAAGTGGCGGAAACCTTGAATAAGCGCGCACTGCTGGCGAATCAAATTGTGCGCGGAGTGATTTTGCCGCAATTCCTGGTCTTGCCGCTGCTCTTGTTTCTGGTCTGGTTTGCCCTGGCGCGCGGCCTGGCCCCGCTCACCGCTTTGCAGCAACGCATGCGTGCGCGCGCCGCCGGCGATCTGCGCCCCTTGCGCGAATCGCATGTGCCGGAAGAAATATCGCCATTGATGCAGGCCATGAATGACATGCTGCTGCGTCTCGACGCTGCCGTGCAACAGCAAAAACGCTTTATCGCGGATGCCGCCCATCAAATGAAAACTCCGCTGGCCGGCATGCGTATGCAAGTCGAATTGGCGCTGGCCGATGATGCGCGCGACAGGCCGGAGGAGGTGCGGCGCTCTCTGCTGCAGCTGGCCAAAAGCTCAGAACAGGCGGCGCATCTGGTGAATCAATTACTGGCGCTGGCGCGTCTGGAGTCGCCTCTGCCGGCCACGCCGCAGCGCGTCGATCTGCGCGCGCTGGCGGCGCAGGTCATGCAAGACTTGCTGCCGGGCGCACTGGCGCGTCATATCAACTGCGCATTCGAGGCTGACGCGACAAGCGATTGGCGGATGCAGGGACATGCCCTGCTGCTGCGCGAAATGATCAGCAATCTGCTGGATAACGCGATCCGCTACACCCCTTGCGGCGGGCAGGTGACGCTGCGCATGCAACACTTGCCCGGCTGCCTGCAATTGGCGGTGGAGGACAATGGCCCCGGCATTCCGGAGGCGGAGCGGGAGCGGGTGTTTGAGCGTTTTTACCGTATTTTGGGCAATAGCAGCAGCGGTAGCGGCCTGGGGCTGGCGATTGTGCGCGAAATTGCGCGCCAGCATCACGCGCATATTGAGATTGACGACGCCAAGCCCGGTTGCCTGATCCGTTTGCGTTTTCCATTGCATGAGGCCAGCGATGCGTATTGAATCAGGCAGCGGCTGGCGCCGCACGCTGCGTATCAGCAGCTTCCTGCTGTTGCTGTGGCTGGCGCTGAATCTGGGGCTGATGGCCGCTGCGCTGCAATGGCCGGCGCTGTTGGAATGGGATCTTGGCGGTTATCCCCTGCCCTTTCTGATTTGTGCGCAAGCGCTGCCGCTGGCGTATTTGCTGCTGTGCGCGCTGACCCGCAGCCTGCTCGCGCCAGGCGCATCTACTGAGGCGCGGCGGGAGCGTGAGCCATGAGTGTGCGTTATCAGCAGGCTTTGCGCCGCTACAGTCTGCGCTTTGGCGTGATCTTGGCCGGCTTTCTCGGCGTGCTCAGCTTACTCGAAGCCGAAGGCTTGCCGCGCCAGTGGAGCGGTTACTTTTTCCTGTTCGGGGCCACCCTGGCGTATGCCGGCATCGGGCTGTCGCACCGCACCTCCAGCCTGGAACAGTTTTATGTCGCCGGGCATCGCATTCCGCCGCTGTATAACGGCATGGCCAGCGCGGCGGACTGGATTTCCGCCGCCAGTTTTATCACGATTGTCGGCGCCTTGTATGTGCAAGGGTTCAGCGGTTTTGCCTGGTTGCTGGGCTGGAGCGGCGGTTTTTGTCTGTTGGCGATATTGATCGCTCCTTTTTTACGCAAATTGCCGGCTTACACCCTGGCGGATTTTTTAGCGCAACGCTACGCCCCGGACCAGGCCGAAAAGCGCGATGCGCTGCGCCTTGCCGTGGCGGCGGCCACTATTGTGATCAGCTTTATTTATGTGATTGCGCAAATTTATGCGGTCGGCTTGATCACTTCGCGCTTGATCGGCGTTGATTTCAGCAGCGGCATTTTTCTCGGTCTGGCCAGCATGCTGGTGTGCTCGTTTTTAGGCGGCATGCGCTCCCTGTCCTGGACCCAGATTGTGCAATATCTGATTTTGTTGCTCGCCTTTGCCCTGCCCACCCTCTACCTCGGCTTGCGGCATCACAGCCTGCCGCCCTTGGCGTATGGCGCGGCGGCGCAAGAATTGCGTCAGGTCGAGCGCGTGCAAGCACAGGATGCAGCAGAGCAAGCGGTGCGGCAACGTCATTTGCAAGCGGCGCAAGCGCTGCAGGCGCAAATTGCCGCCTTGCCGGAATCCTGGCGCCAGGGACGCGAGCAGCGCCGCGCCGCCCTGGCCAGTTTGCGCACCCGCAACGCCAGTCTGGATCACATCAGAAAACTGGAACAGGAATTGGCGCGTTACCCGGCTTCGCCGCAAGACGCGGCGCGCCTCTGGAAAAAAGAAGCGGCCCAATTGCAAGAGCGCGCACAAGCCCCGCCCAGCCTGCTCACGCCGCAGCAAAACGGGCAGGCGCAAACACGCAATTTCATCGCCCTGGCGTTTTGTCTGATGGCGGGCACCGCCGCCCTGCCTCATCTGTTGATGCGCAGCATGAGCACATATCACAGCCATGCAGCGCGCGAGTCTATTTTCTGGGCCTTGTTTTTCATTCTTTTGCTCTATCTTTGCATTCCCGCGCTGGCGCTTTTGCTCAAACTGGAAGTCTGGCAACAATTGCATGGCGTCAGCTATCAGCAGCTGCCCGCCTGGATTGATCATTGGCGCAACCTGGAACAATGGCCGGCCCTGCTCAGTCTGGAGGATTGGAATGGCGATGGTCTGGTGCAATTGAGTGAATTGAATCTGGATCCGGATATTCTGGTGCTGGCGGCGGCGGATATCGCGCATATGCCGCATCTGTTCGCCGGCTTGCTGGCCGCCGGCGCGCTGGCGGCGGCGCTATCCACCGCGGATGGTTTATTGCTGACCATAGGGAATACCCTGACGCATGATATTTATCACAAAACCCTGGCCCCGGAAGCTTCCGCGCAAAGGCGGGTGGTGTTGAGTAAATTGGTGTTATTGGCGCTGGCTTTTCTGGCCGCCTATGTGGCTTCGCAAAAGCCTGCCGATATCGTGTCCCTGGTAAGTGCGGCATTTTCACTGGCGGCGTCTTGCTTATTGCCGGTGCTGGCGGCGGCAGTGTTTTTCCCGCGCGTAGGGCGGCGCGCCGTGCTGGGCGGCATGGCGGCAGGCGCCGGCGTTTGTATCTGGTATTTACTGCGCTGCCATCCCGCACTCGGCGGACACGCCGGCAATGCGATATGGCAATTACAAGCGCATGCCGCCGGCGTATTCGGTTTGCCGGCGGCCTTGCTCTGCATGTTTATCCTGTCACGCTGGGAACAACCATCGCAAATGGCTTTGCTGCATTGGCGCCGTCTGCATGAACGCCAATAAAGCGCTGTGCAGGATGCAACGCCATTCTCAGGCGCGGCCCAGCGCAGCTTTGGCGCGCGTCTTGGCAGCCAGCGTTTGGGGCATAGTTGACGGCAAACGCAATTGCGGAGCTTGCTGCGTCAGCGCACTGACGCCGGCTGCGGTTTTATGCAATTTGAATGTGCCAAGCAACTGCGCTTGCTGCCGCGCCTGTTCCTGCAAAGCTTCAGCGGATGCGGCAGCCTGCTCCACCAAGGCGGCGTTTTGCTGTGTCACATGATCCATTTCAGAAATCGCCTGATTGATTTGCTCAATCCCGGCGATCTGCTCATTGCTGGCGTTGCTGATTTCGTTGATGATGCCGGAGACTTTTTGCACGCTCTGCACCACATTTTCCATTGTGTCCCCGGCTTGCGCCACCAGCCGGCTGCCGTCTTCGACTTTTTGCACAGAGTCGCTGATCAGGCCTTTGATTTCCTTGGCCGCGCTGGCCGAGCGCTGCGCCAGACTGCGCACTTCCGCCGCCACCACGGCAAAACCGCGTCCCTGCTCGCCGGCGCGCGCCGCCTCGACTGCGGCATTCAAGGCCAGGATATTGGTTTGGAATGCGATGCCGTCAATCACGCCGATGATGTCAACAATTTTGCGCGATGAGGAATTGATCGAATCCATGGTTTGCACCACCTGTCCCACCACTTGACCGCCTTGCAGCGCAACCGCCGATGCGTCATGCGCCAGACGATTGGCGTCGCGCGCATGTTCAGCATTTTGCCGCACGGTGGATGTCAGCTGCTCCATCGATGAAGCGGTTTCTTCCAGTGAGCTGGCCTGATGTTCGGTGCGGCTGGATAAATCCTGGTTGCCGGCGGCAATTTCAGTGGAAGCCTGGGCCATGGTTTCTGCGCCGTTTTTAATCTGTCCCACTACCTGGCCCAATTTATCGCGCATGGTGCGGATGGAATATAAGAGACTGTGCTCATCGCCGGCGCTGGTCTCAATCTGCACCGCCAGATCGCCATGCGCGATGCGCTCGGTGATTTCAGCAGCATAGTGCGGCTCGCCGCCCAGCTGCCGCAAAATCGAACGGCGGATGAAAAACGCCAACAAGCCGCCAGCCAGAAAAGCCGCCGAACTCAAGAGCACCACCAGCTCCATATTCAGTTGCGACTGCTGCTGCACATTGCGCCCGGCCAGGTCGATGATCTGGCGCTGCCGCGCAATCACCCGGTGCATGCTTTCCAGATACGCATTCAGCGCCGGGTACATATCCTGCTCAAAAAACCGGTTGGCAACCTCAATATTGCCGCTGTCTTTTTCTTTGAAGGCCTGCGCGCGCGCTTTTTGATAAGCGCTGCGCTTTTCCTGCGCCTGCTGCAGCAAGTCTTTCAAACCGGGATCGCTGATGCGTTGCTTGATCTTTTCGCGGATATCGTTGACCACGCCATTGGTTTTGGCAATCCCGTCAAGGAAATATTTTTGCTGCGTGCTGTCCGGGCTTTTCGCGGCAGCGATGGTGCGCACCATACTTGCTTCGATATACCCATACCATTGCGCAATCAGGCGCTCGTTTTGCAATTCCTCGCTCAATAATTTTTCCATGGTCAGATTGGTTTGCTGCATGCGCCAGCAACTCAATCCGGCCACCACAGCCAACAACATCAAAACCACGCCAAAGCCGATTGACAAACGGGCTCCCACTTTCATGTTTGAAATTTTCATGTGAACTCTCCAGACAAGGAAGGCGGCGCTGAAAACAGGGACGGACAGCCGGACATGCGCCACAGACTGGACAGCATGCCCGTCTGCAGCTGCTGTGCACAGCTGAATTTCTGCGGAGAATCACAGCATGAGGCTTGCGCCGCCAGCCGCAGCACTGCGTGAACGGAAAGACAAGTCAATTCATGCAGTGCGCTGGCGCAGGATTACGCAGGATCGCTACGTCTTTGCCGCCATTACAGACAACCGGAATCACCGGCACGCCACAGGGACGCCAGCATTGCGCTAGCTGTTGGAGCCGGAAGTGGCATCGCCGGCGCCAAGATCGGGCCAGACCGGAGGGTTATCCTCCAGCCAGGTAATGGGTTTTTTGCGCGAGCGGTCCACCCGCACATCAAAAATATCAAACCGGTTGTAATAACCAACCACATCATGCAATTGCTTAGGCTCAACGCACTGTTGCAAATCCATGGTGCAATATGCAATGCCCTCTTCTTTTTGCAGGCAATCGCCAATCTGCGCGCCGGTCGGATCGACAAACATCGAAGCCGCCTGCGGCGTATGGTCTAAAATCGCCGCCACGGCCGGGTCGCGCTGCACCAGAAAATCGCGCATCGCCTTGTCCATAAAACCGGCGCAACTGATGCCGAACAACTTGCCTTCAAACGCATGCGCCGCCAGGCGGATGCGGTTGGCCGCCAGATTGTCATAATTGCCGTTTTCGCCCGGCGTCTTGGTCGGCCATACGCTGGGCCAGGTGGCGATATGAATTTGCTCCCCCTGCGCCAGCAAAGCATAACGCGCCAGCGGATTGGTGTTTTCACCGCATATCAGCATGCCTATCCGTCCCAAACGGGTGGCGGCGACTTGCAAGCCGGCCCCATCGCCGGGAGCCCAGACCAGTTTTTCATAAAAGGTCGGCATTAATTTGCGATGGTGCGAGAGCAAGCGGCCTTCGTCGCTGATCAAAAGATTGCTATTCCAGATGCCGCCGGAGGAAACCGGATTTTTTTCGCTGATGCCGATTGAAATAAAGACTTGATAACGGCGCGCGGCGGCCGCGATCAAGGCGATTTCCGGGCCTGGCGTCTCCAGACTGTGCGCCACCATGCGGGCAAATAAATCGTGATTGTGGATCGGCGCCCACAAGCCGGCCCAGACCGGGAAGGCGGGAATGAAAGATTCGGGAAAAGCGATTAATTGCGCGCCGTTGCGGGCCGCCTCTTCGATCAAAGCCAGCGCTTTCTGGGTAGTGGCGTTCTTATCGAGAAACACCGGCGCCACATGCATCGCGGCAACTTTGCAAACTGGCATATGATCTGGATTCATCAGTGCAACTCCCACAGAGGTCGGTGACAAGACTGCCTGAACTTCTGCCAGTGTACTCTTTGCCGGATAAAAGAAAAGGGGCGTTGCAAGTCCGGCCCGTCTTTTTTTATTATTCAGCGTAATTACTGACTTTTTGCCAATTTTATACAGACGGAAGGGTGCAGATTGCTATGGCGCAGTAATCTGTGACGGAAGAAAAAAGGGTGACATCACCCCAGCATCTGTGTGTCACCCTGAGCGCATTGTGACAGCGAAAGCGCCATCAGAAAGCGGGAAAGCAGGATCGATTATATTTGCAGAAATGCTTCAAGGCCAAGCCTTTTCTCAATGATACAATCCTGCCCACACAGGGCCGGCACACCAAATACCGCACATAGCAACGTCCGGCGCGTCTGCGCACTGTCACGATACGCAGGCATATGGGGAGAGATTCAAATGAGCGCAAATCAGGCGCAAAGCCAAGTCAGCAGCAGCGCAATGCGCAATCTGCGCAGCATCATGCGCGCCAACGCCGCCTGGTCCGCCTGGGTTGAAAAGCGCTGCGGCGTCACCGGCGCGCAACTCAACGTCTTGCAGGAACTGCAACAGGAACCGGGCATGCGGGTCGGCGATTTGGCGCAAAAACTGGCGATACACCAATCCACCGCCAGCAATTTGATCGACGGCCTGGAAAAGCGTGGTCTGATCAATAAAATGCGTGAAGAAAGCGATCAGCGCGTGGTTCGCCTGCAACTATCCGAAAGCGCGCAAACCTTGCTGCAAAACTCACCGCTGCAAGCGCGCGGCTTGTTGAGTCAGGCTTTGCTGCAAATGGATGATGACAGCCTGGAGCAGCTCAATAATGGTTTGGTCAGTTTAATGTCGGCAATGGAAAGCCTGAGCAAACTGCTCGGCTGATTGCAATCCACACGCAAACTGTACTGCACGCCAGCCCCTAGGGATTTCACTCTACAACATTGATTGACAGAAAAATCCCTGCTTCTGCAGATTACGTTTTGTCACGCTTAAAAACAACCATCAGCATTAAATTCAGAGTACCCAAAAGGCATTTCTCAGTTACAAAATTGCCTGATGGAAAGCCGTCAAATCGCCCTCTTTCCCTTGTCACGCCGATTTTCAAGGTATTTTGTTTTTTTCGCAATCCGGTTATCATATATTCATATCTTTATGACAGGAATATTTTTGCGCTTAGATCAGTTCCAGCATTTTCGCCGGGATTGTAAGAAATTGATGCCAAAAAAGTCTTTTTTTTGACATATTTCCGCACTATAATTGCGCCCGGTCTTGTCAGACTGATAAAAATTGCCGTGCAGCATCAGAAGTAACAAAAATACAGGCAACCCTTCCCGGTTCCAATCTCCTGACATTGACAGCAATCGCTTGCCCGGTTTGCAAGCAAGACTCCCGCTTACTTTTTAAAACAGGAAACACTCGATGAATAGCCCCGTAGCATCTGTCCCGACGCGCGCCCAAGGCCAGCGCGTGCGCGGCCACCAAGCCCCAGGCCGTATGACTTTGCTCGCAGCCAGCTTTGCTGTCCTGTCAGCTTTCGCCACCCCTGGCTTTGCAGCGTCTGATGTGGTGATCAGCCAGATCTATGGCGGCGGCGGCAACACCGGCGCCACCTACAAAAACGATTTCATCGAACTGTTCAACCGCAGCGCAAGCGCGGTTTCCCTGAACGGCTGGAGCGTGCAATACGCCTCCGCCACCGGCACTTCCTGGCAAGTCACGACTCTGCCGAATGTCACCCTGCAACCAGGCCAATACCTGCTGGTGCAACAAGCTGCCGGCGCCGGCGGCACGCAAAATCTGCCGACCCCGGACAAAGTGGGCAGCATCGCCATGTCCGCCACCTCCGGCAAAGTGGTGTTGGCCAATATCAGCACCGCTGTGAGCGGCCCGACTGCCGCCGCCGTGATGGATCTGGTCGGCTTCGGTACGGCAACTTCGTTTGAAACTGCGGTCGCTGCTTCTCCGTCAAGCACGCAATCGATTGCGCGCGCGAATGATGGTTGTAATGACAGCGACAATAATGGCGCAGACTTCATCGTCGGCGCACCGAATCCGCGCAATACCGCGAGCGCTTTCAAGCAGTGCCAGGCGACGCCGGCGAATCAGCCTATCGTGCCGCAATGCCCGTCCAGCCTGGACGTGGCGAATAACGCCGGCGGCAGCGTAGCTTTGTCCGCCAGCGACGCTGACGGCATGGTCAATCAAGCCGCACTGGGCAATCCCCAATCCGGCATCAGCTTGAGCGGCTTCAGCCCGGCCGCCGCGAATGGCGCCGCCGCGAATGTGACGCTGAATGTGGCCGCAGGTCTGGCCACTGGCGCCTATCCGGTGCAAGTCACCTTCAACAACGATCAAAACCAAAGCGCCAGCTGCACCATCACGGTAAATGTGCAAAGCCCGTCCGCAGTGACGCGCAGCATTCCGCAAATCCAGGGCAATGGCGCGACCAGCCCGCTGGTGGGCACGGTGCAAACCACTGAAGGCGTGGTGACCCTGAAGCTGGCCACCGGCTTCTACATGCAAGACGCCCAGGGCGATGGCGACCCCACCACTTCGGACGGCATTTTTGTGTACACCGGCAGCACCGCCAACACCATCGCCGCCGGGCAAAAAGTGCGCGTCACCGGCACGGTGGCGGAATTCACCGCCGGCGACGCCGCCCGCCCCATCACCCAGCTCGCCAGCGTGACCAAGCTGGAAACCCTGGGCAATGGCTTTAACGTGACGCCGGCCAATCTCAGCCTGCCGCTGTCGCACGCCAATGAGATGGAACGTTACGAAGGCATGCTGGTGCGCTTTGCCAACCGCCTGACCGTGGCGCAAAACTATTTCCTGGGCCGCTATGGTCAGCTGACGCTGTCCGCTGGCCGCCTGGAAATCCCGACCAACCGTTACCCCGCCGGCTCGCCGGAAGCGCAAGCCATGGCCACGCAAAACGCCGCCAGCTGGATTGTGCTGGATGACGGTCTGTCCACCCAAAACCCGAACCCGATTCCCTTCATCGGCCAGGACAACACCGTGCGCGCTGGCGACACCGTGAGCGATCTGACCGGCGTGGTTGACTTCGGCCTGATCACCTCCAGCGCCACCGGCCCGACCGGCTACAAGCTGCAGCCGGTTGTGACCCCGGTGTTTTCGCGTGACAATCCGCGCAGCAACGCGCCGGAATCTGTTGGCGGCAATATCAAAGTGGCCAGCTTCAATGTGCTGAACTACTTCACCACCTTCGCTGACGGCACGACGTTTGACGGCAAGACCGGCCAAGGCTGCAGCATGGGCGGCGTGGTGAATAAGAGCAATTGCCGTGGCGCCAGCAACTTGAATGAATTCAACCGTCAGCGCGCCAAGATCGTGCAAGCGATCAAAGCCGTTGACGCTGACGCAGCCGGTCTGATGGAAATGCAAAACAATGGCGATGTCGCCATCGCCACCCTGGTGGATGCATTGAACGCCGCCACCGCACCGGGCACTTACGCCTATGTGCCGGCGCCGGCGCAAACCGGTGACGACGCGATTCGCGTGGCGATGATCTATAAACCGGCCAAGCTGTCGCTGGCCGGCGCATCGCTGTCCGATACTGATGCGATCAACAACCGTCCGACCCTGGCGCAAACCTTCCGCGCCAGCAATGGCAAGAAATTCTCGCTGGTGGTCAACCATCTGAAATCGAAGAGTTCCTGCCCGGGCGACGGCAGCGCGAATGATGATCAGCGCGACGGTCAAGGTTGCTGGAATGCGCTGCGCGTACAACAAGCGCAACGTCTGGTCAACAGCTTCATTCCGCAAGTGCAGGCGGCCGCCGGCGACAACGATGTGCTGGTGATTGGCGACATGAACGCGTATGGCATGGAAGACCCGATCCGCACCATGATGAACGCCGGCCTGGTGTCGGAAATCGAACGTCATGTGCGTCCGCACGGCGCGCCTTACTCCTTCGTGTTCGATGGTTACAGCGGCTATCTGGATCACGCCCTGTCCACCGCCTCGCTCTCGCCGAAAGTCACCGGCGTGACCGAATGGCACATCAATGCCGACGAGCCGACCGTGATCGACTACAACACCGAGTTCCGCAACCAGGACTTCTACAGCGCCACGCCGTACCGCGCGGCTGACCATGATCCGGTGGTGATCGGTTTGAATCTGCAAGCGCCGTATGTGGACGCCAGCGCCAGCTTCACCACTTTCGCCAGCGGTCTGGTGTTCAATCGCAGCACGCAAACCTTTAACGGTTCGCTGACGCTGCGCGCGAATGCGGCTGTCAACGGCCCGCTGCAAGTGGAACTGAGCGGCCTGCCGGCCGGCGTCACCCTGAAAAACGCCACCGGTCTGCGCAATGGCGTGCCCTACATCACCTTGAATCAAGCGATCAGCGCAGGTCAGGCTGTGAGCGTGCCGCTGTCCTTCAGCAACCCGAACAAGGTTGCGATCAACTACAGCGTGAAGATCTACTCCGGCAGCTTCAACTGATGCGAATGGCGCGGCTGGCTCACGCCGCCGCGCCGGTGACTGAACAATGTATTGAAAGGAATCATGATGTTGCGTAAAACTTTATTGGGTCTTTCCCTGTTGGCGGCTTTTGGCGCGGCGCAAGCCGAAACCTGGCATGTTGAAGTCGATACCAGCGCCCTCTCCGGCCTGGGCTTTTTCGATTTCCAATTCAATCCGGGCGCATTGGATGCCGCCAGCGGCACAGCGCGCGTGAGCCGCTTCCAGGGCGTGCTGGATGCCATCGGCGCGCAAAACAGCGGCGATGTGTCGGGCGCTTTGCCGGCTTCCTTGAATTTCGCCAACAGCCAGTCTTACAACGACGTGTTCCAGGCAGTGCAGCTGGGTGGCCGTTTCAGCTTCAACCTGGATTTTGACGGCGACATGCTGCGCAATCCGAATGGCATTGGCAGCGCATTTGCGTTCTCGATCTATGGCGCGGATGGCGCCAGCGTGCTGGGTCAGGCTGACGCCGCATCCGGCAGCCTGCTGACCTTCAACCTGGGCCAACCGGGCATGGCGGTATCGCATGTGGTGTTTGACAACCAAATCATCGCCGTTTCCAGCGTACCGGAAGCCAGCGAATGGGCCATGCTGGCCGGCGGTCTGGTGGCGATGGCGGCATTTGTGCGCCGCCGCCGTCAACAAGCGGCTTGATGCTGTAAAAAAAGCCGGCTGCGCAAGCCGGCTTTTTTATTTCCGCCATGGCGCCGCCCTGCGCTACAGCTTCGATTGCTGTTGCATTCGCCTGACAACAGCCTGCACCAGGCTATCCGGCGCGCTCACATCATCTTGCATCAGCCAATCCGGGCTTAACAGCTGTTCGCTAAAACCGCCTTGTGGCCGCGCCACCCAAAACCTTGGTATGACGATGAATAACTTGCTGTGCGGCAGCGTCACATACTGAATCCCCCCGGTAGAACGCGAACGCACATAAGCCGCTTCCCCCGCCAGCGTGGCAAAGCCAAAATCCTGCATCACATTCGCAAATTGCACCGCCGATGAATAGGTGCGGCGGCCAATCAACAGCACGACTTTCCCCTTGAAACGGAGCGGGTTTGCCAGCTGTGGCTGATGCCATGTGTTGATTTGCCCGTCAATCACCTGACCTGCCGGCTCGGCGGGCGTGGCGCGGCTGGCGATCACTTTCTTTTTCGAGTGAGACCCCGCCCGGAATGGCTGGTCTGCCAGGTAGGGCATGACATGCTCAAGCCAGACTGAATCATTCCCGCCACGGTTTTCCCGCACGTCAATAATCAGCCTGGTCGCGCCAGAGGCTTTCATCTGTGTGAAGGCTTGTTTGGTAAACACCCCCACCGCCGGCTCATCCGGCAGGCTGAACGAGCCCAGTTTCAAATAGGCAGTCTGCGCATCCAGCGCCTGATAGCTGAAAAAGTCAGCGATCTCTTTACCCGTATCCCGGCCAAGCCGCGCAGCCTGTTTGCTGGCCGGCAAAGTCAACTCAGTCAACTTATCGTTTTGCTTTAAGCGCAGCGTAAATTCAGCCGGCGAGCCAAATAAGCTGGCGTAATACAGTTGGAAAGACGGCCCCAGCAAATTGGCTCTGTTCATTGGGGTGTCGCCGTGGCGCAAGGCCAGCAATTGACGGCTGAGCAATGGCGCAACCACGCCATTAATCGCTTCAATGCGTGCGCCACGCCATGCAGTCGCGCCCCCGCCAGCCAGCGCCAGCACAGTCAGCTCGCCATCGGGTTTGACATGCACTTCAAATGGAAAACCACCGCCAATATTGTCGATGAACTTTTGCAGATCGTGTTCCGTTTCCGGCAAATTCACCGACCAATGTCCATCATTGAACAGGGGATTGAGCCTGGCCATCCTGAGCCAGAACTCCTTGGCAGTCAGCGCTTCAGTCAGACTGGCAGCAATTTCAGCGTAAGCCTGTTCCAATTGGGCCGGGGAGGCCGAGTGGCTGATGTCCGGATGAATGGCATCGATATGCGCGCGCAGGCTTTGGAGGTCAGCTTTGAGCTGCGCAGGCGTGAACTTAAGCGCCTGCACAGCAGATTGGCTATCGCGCTCAGGCTGCACATCGTTCGCTGTGCTGCTCAATGGCAGCAGGCAAACACAGCATAGCAGGGACGATGCAAACAGATTTTTAGCAGGCATATTTTCCTTGGTGACATATTCGACAGATGAGCCTGAACAGCTGCTTAGCCCCGCAGCATGACAGAAAATTCGGCAGGCCGCCCGCCTTCTTTGCAGCCTTCCTTGG includes:
- a CDS encoding S41 family peptidase, translated to MPAKNLFASSLLCCVCLLPLSSTANDVQPERDSQSAVQALKFTPAQLKADLQSLRAHIDAIHPDISHSASPAQLEQAYAEIAASLTEALTAKEFWLRMARLNPLFNDGHWSVNLPETEHDLQKFIDNIGGGFPFEVHVKPDGELTVLALAGGGATAWRGARIEAINGVVAPLLSRQLLALRHGDTPMNRANLLGPSFQLYYASLFGSPAEFTLRLKQNDKLTELTLPASKQAARLGRDTGKEIADFFSYQALDAQTAYLKLGSFSLPDEPAVGVFTKQAFTQMKASGATRLIIDVRENRGGNDSVWLEHVMPYLADQPFRAGSHSKKKVIASRATPAEPAGQVIDGQINTWHQPQLANPLRFKGKVVLLIGRRTYSSAVQFANVMQDFGFATLAGEAAYVRSRSTGGIQYVTLPHSKLFIVIPRFWVARPQGGFSEQLLSPDWLMQDDVSAPDSLVQAVVRRMQQQSKL